TCGCCCCGGAGCCGGCGTAGAGGTCGAGCACCCGGGCCCCCTCGAGCTCGGTGAGCGTGGCCAGGGAGTTGAACATCGCCTCCCGGGCCCGGTCGCCGGTGGGGCGCACCCCGCTGGCCGGCACCTGCAGCCGGCGCCCGCGGGCCAGCCCGGCGATCACCCGGGTCACGCCCGCTCCAGCCAGTCGGCGCGGTCGGCGTTGAGCTCGGCGACCGCGGCGGCGAGCTCGGGGTGCGCGGCGACGCCGAGGTCGGCCTCCAGGATCGCCGCGGCCTCGACCCGGGCGGTGGCGATGAGCTCCTCGTCCTCGAGCAGGGACAGCAGCCGCACCGTGGTCCGGGAGCCGGACTGGGCCGCGCCGAGCACGTCGCCCTCCCGCCGGGTCTGCAGGTCCAGCCGGGCGAGCTCGAACCCGTCGGTGGTCGCGGCGACCTGGGCCAGCCGGGTGCCGGTCGACGACGACGTCGGCGCCTCGCTGACCAGCAGGCACAACCCCGGGTGCTCCCCGCGGGCGACCCGGCCACGGAGCTGGTGCAGCTGGCTCACCCCGAACCGGTCGGCGTCCATCACGACCATCACGGTGGCGTTGGGCACGTCGACGCCGACCTCGACCACGGTGGTGGCCACCAGCACGTCCACCTCGCGGGCGGCGAAGGCCCGCATCCGGGCCTCCTTGTCCTCGGCCGACATCCGGCCGTGCAGCACCTCGACCCGCAGTCCCGCGAGCGGGCCGGCGCGCAGCTCGCGGGCCACGTCGAGCACCGCCAGCGGCGGCCGCTTCTCGTCGCCGTCCTCCGGTGGGGCGCCGTCCTCGCCGTCGGGGCCCTCGAGGTCGGCGGCGGCGTCGGGCTCCTCGCCGATCCGCGGGCACACCACGTAGGCCTGCCGGCCGGCGGCGACCTCCTCGCGCACCCGCTCCCACGCCCGGTCCAGCCAGGCCGGCTTCTCCCGCACCGGGACGACGGAGGAGGACACCCCGCCCCGACCGGCCGGGAGCTGGCGCAGCGTGAGGGTCTCCAGGTCGCCGTAGACGGTCATCGCCACGGTGCGCGGGATCGGGGTCGCGGTCATCACCAGCACGTGCGGGGCACGCTGGCCCTTGGCGCGCAGGGCGTCACGCTGCTCGACGCCGAAGCGGTGCTGCTCGTCGACCACCACCAGGCCGAGGTCGGCGAAGTCCACGCCCTCCGACAGCAGCGCGTGCGTGCCCACGACGATCCCGGCGCTGCCGTCGGCGACCGCGGCGCGGGCGGTGCGCCGGGCGGCGGCCTTGAGCGACCCGGTGAGCAGGGTGACCCGGGTGCCGGCCGGGTCACCGTCGAGCTCCCCGGCCCGGCCCAGCGGCCCGAGCAGGGCGGCGATCCCCCGGGCGTGCTGGGCGGCGAGCACCTCGGTGGGGGCCAGCAGCGCGGCCTGTCCCCCGGCGTCGACGACCTGGGCCATGGCCCGCAGCGCGACCACGGTCTTGCCCGAGCCGACCTCGCCCTGGAGCAGGCGGTGCATCGGCTGCTCCCGGCCGATCTCGGCCGCCAGCGCCTCACCGACCTCGCGCTGGCCGTCGGTGAGCTCGAAGGGCAGCGCGGCGTCCACCGCGTCGGCCAGCGCCCCGCCACGCCGGGGCCGGGCGATGCCCGGTTCCAGGGCCGCGGCCCGGCGGCGGGCGGCCAGGGTCACCTGCAGGACCAGCGCCTCGTCCCACTTGAGCCGCTCGTCGGCGCGGACGACGTCCTCGTCGGTCTCGGGGTGGTGCTTGTCCCAGATCGCCCGGTCCTGGTCGATCAGCCCGTACCGGGCCCGCAGCTCGGCCGGCAGCGGGTCGTCGGTCAGCAGCTCGGTGAGCTGCTCCCGGGTCTCGAAGACCAGCCGCAGCGCCTTCTGCACAACCCAGCTGGAGACGTTCTTGCTGGCCGGGTAGATCGGCAGCATCGCCGTGGCCCACCGGTCGGCGTCGGTGGCCTCGTCGAGCACCTGGCAGTCGGGGTGGCTGAACTGCAGCTGCCCGTTCCACATCGACACCGTGCCGGCGAACAGCCCCCAGGCGCCGACGGCGAGGTGGGCGTGCTTGTGGTTGAAGAACACCAGCCGCATCGAGCCCGCACCGTCGCCGACGGTGATCTCGGTGATGGTGCCGCGCTTCTGCTTCATCGCCCGGGTGCTCGAGGTGCGCACCTGGCCCAGCACGGTGACCCGGTCCCCCACCTGCAGGTCGGTCAGCTTCGTCATCTCCCCGCGCCGGGCGTACCGGGCCGGGTAGTGCCGCAGCAGGTCGCGCACGGTGCGCAGGCCCAGCTGCTCGGCCATCGCCTTGGCGGTGCGGGCGCCGACCACGCGGTCCAGCGGGGTCCCCAGGCTCAGCACGTCACTCCACCCCGATCAGCAGCGGGCGCGAGCCCGGGGCACCGGGGTGCCGGACCACCTCGACGGTGGGGTGGTGGGCGGCCAGGTGGGCGGCGGCCGCGTCGCCCAGCCGTCCGCCGACCAGGGACACCAGCTCCCCGCCGCCGGCCAGCAGCCGGTCGAGCAGGTCGCACGCCACCGTCACCAGCGCGGGGCCGATCACGACCACCTCGCCCTCGACCATGCCCAGCGCGTCGCCGGGGTGGCAGCGACCGGCCAGGGTGAGGGCCTCGGTCTCGGCGACGGTCACCTCGGCCCAGCGGGTCGCCGCGGCCGCCTCGGCCATGCCGATGACGTCGTCGGCGAACCGCCGCTGCGGGTCGGCGACGGCGACCGCGGCCAGCCCCTGCAGCGGCGACCGGGTCGGGACGACGGCGACGTCGCGGCCCTCCTCCCGGGCCCGGGCCGCGGCCCGTCCGGCGACCGGCGCCACCGCCCGGTCGTTGGGCAGCACCACGACGTCGGCGGCGCCGGTGCCGAGCACGGCGTCCAGCAGGGCCTCCTCGTCCAGCGGACCCGACCCGGCCGGGACGACGACCACGCCTTCGGCGGTGAACAGCGCGGCCAGTCCGTCGGCCACCCACCCGGCCGGGACGACGGCGACGGTGGCCCGGGCGCCGGGGAGCGGGGCGGCGACCGACACCGGGCCAGCGGGGTCACCGCGATGCGGTGCGGCCGGCCGGCCCGGATGCCGGCCTCGACGGCGGCGCCCACGTCGGAGACGTGGACGTGGACGTTCCACTGCCGGCCCTCGGGGGTGTCCACCCCGACCACGACGAGACAGTCGCCCAGCCAGCCGAGCTCGGTGCGCAACCGGTCGACGGCGCGCTCGCTGGAGTCGGCCAGCAGGAACTGCACCTCGCTGCCGGGGCCGGCGTGCGGGTGGTGCGGGGCCTCCCGGGTGCCGGCCTGGGCGCGGCGGGCGCCCTCCCCGGCGACCAGGGGTGCCCGGTCGGGCTCCACCCCGGTGACGGTGGCGACCAGCGCGTCGAGCACCACGCACCAGCCGGCGCCGCCGGCGTCGACCACCCCGGCCTCGCGGAGGGCGGCCAGCTGGGCGGTGGTGCCCTGCAGGGCCTTGCGGGCGCCGTCCGCGGTCGCCCGGACCACCTCGGCCAGGGCCGTGCGCCCGGCCTGCACCGCCGCGGCGGCGGCCTCCGCCCCGGCCCGGGCCACGGTGAGGAAGGTGCCCTCCTCGGGCTCGGCGACCGCCTCGTAGGCCGACCCGGCCGCCCCGCGCAGCGCGGTGGCGAACAGCGCGCCGTCGACCGGGCCCGCGCCGGCCAGGGTGTCGGCCAGCCCGCGCAGCAGCTGGGCCAGGATCGCCCCGGAGTTGCCCCGGGCACCCAGCACGGCCCCACGGGCGAAGACCGACCAGGAGGACTCGCTGCCGTCGGCCACCGCGACCGCGTCGGCCGCGGACTCCGCGGTGAGCAGCAGGTTGGTGCCGGTGTCGCCGTCGGGGACCGGGAAGACGTTGAGGTCGTCGATGCTCCCCCGCGCCGTGCGCAGCGCGTCGACAGCGGCGCGGCT
This sequence is a window from Geodermatophilaceae bacterium NBWT11. Protein-coding genes within it:
- the recG gene encoding ATP-dependent DNA helicase RecG encodes the protein MLSLGTPLDRVVGARTAKAMAEQLGLRTVRDLLRHYPARYARRGEMTKLTDLQVGDRVTVLGQVRTSSTRAMKQKRGTITEITVGDGAGSMRLVFFNHKHAHLAVGAWGLFAGTVSMWNGQLQFSHPDCQVLDEATDADRWATAMLPIYPASKNVSSWVVQKALRLVFETREQLTELLTDDPLPAELRARYGLIDQDRAIWDKHHPETDEDVVRADERLKWDEALVLQVTLAARRRAAALEPGIARPRRGGALADAVDAALPFELTDGQREVGEALAAEIGREQPMHRLLQGEVGSGKTVVALRAMAQVVDAGGQAALLAPTEVLAAQHARGIAALLGPLGRAGELDGDPAGTRVTLLTGSLKAAARRTARAAVADGSAGIVVGTHALLSEGVDFADLGLVVVDEQHRFGVEQRDALRAKGQRAPHVLVMTATPIPRTVAMTVYGDLETLTLRQLPAGRGGVSSSVVPVREKPAWLDRAWERVREEVAAGRQAYVVCPRIGEEPDAAADLEGPDGEDGAPPEDGDEKRPPLAVLDVARELRAGPLAGLRVEVLHGRMSAEDKEARMRAFAAREVDVLVATTVVEVGVDVPNATVMVVMDADRFGVSQLHQLRGRVARGEHPGLCLLVSEAPTSSSTGTRLAQVAATTDGFELARLDLQTRREGDVLGAAQSGSRTTVRLLSLLEDEELIATARVEAAAILEADLGVAAHPELAAAVAELNADRADWLERA